The nucleotide window cgatataaggtcgcggggagacgaagctctgttcgtttgtatattttatttaagtgaccatatttttgttttatgttatcaaagaaccagttgttcttgttttggggaacaagttcttgtcgttcacgttcgggattcgttcgttgtgaactaatcggtcgcgaccgacccaTCCCCAAACGCGCATCAGTGGGCTCCGACTCCGGCTCTGAACTCTCTCTGACCTTTTCAAACGCAACTTAGTATCAGGTGCGTGGTTTTCAGCGAATCAACGATCAGAGAATACTGCCGTGATCACGTTGTAGGTAGGCAGATGTTACAgagggctgagagggggaaagaggcaacatggaggagcgcaccacaagcgtaggacgcaggtggcctggggaatatcgctctttaggtaccatgtactgccgttcggccgaacggtctttactcttttctttaatagggaaagaaaaagtaggagcaagcgtccggaacttcccggtccgtggcgctgctgctctccccgtgcgcggcggctgcggctgctgcaccggggctggagtcggaggcggccccatggaacgctgggaccggccTAGACCCCGCTTCCTCTCAGCCTGCTGgcgggaggagcccgtgagaatcgtcccgaaccgggaacgattctcacgaactgactgctggtgcgcgagcagCTCGGAGAACctgggaccaaataggccatccggcgctagtggaccctggacgaggctggcccgctctcgttccggcaccgcagtgtgggagagccatatgaccctttgaatcatggtagcccacgccatatgctggctggccgaaacggctatcggctggcatagctggaggatggcgctggaaaagcgggaaaccgacagccatctcgcggcttcctccgggccgtaggcctccctgtcagccgacaaggagaccatggcagaggagagcagggcgatgttgttgaccgccgccgcggattgagaggcagaaacgaacaccctgtccgttaggccgacaatctgcttctggaggcggtcggggggcagcggcttttcatccggcgcccggacagagaagcgctgccaggggaggctccaggcgagggatccccctcgcctgagtatcggcccacccctccacgttggtgaaatccgtgtaggatcttaccggagccttcagggtcgaagggtccTCACCGGCAGCAATAAACAAGTGCTTCaaaggcgggaacaaggggcactgggtaacccgccgggaaaaagatggggtgcgaaagcactcgccctgcatatcgtcagatacgggggcgagaggcggggccggcatgggaatccctttgatggccgccgcctcatcCATGATCTCCCGGAAGAGATCGGTCATCCGGCGCGGACCCTCGTGTTGTatgacggtggcggttgtaacccgagagcgggaaaaaccggacgccgagtcgccgaagacgtcgtccagggaggcgtcgatgatgccatcgtcgACGTCAGGTCCGAACAGGTCGATGGCGTCAGCCAtttccaccgcaggggaaaagaagagatgcctggagaggatcccctcttcaggcagctcccggcaggcgacacaggagacgggggccgccatagcagccgcggcgtggtcggcgccgaggcaccaaaagcacgccaagtgcccgtcacccggtgccagggaggcgggacaggaggcgcataggagtcctgaaaaggacctagctctaggagcgctctcaggtggccctgaaaagggccgtttgtccgcggcctcgcccgagccgctgccaccggcttgggagatccgtgttgaagttctcatcttcttaatagtagttctcaatttctcgctgataagcacaagtgctgaaagaaaagggaggatgagcgacggtatacaccgctttatatagacacgataccgtgggaaatgtgggcggtgcccacgctgataggtgcatagtttgaattttcagcgcgcgcaatCGCGCGCACgcgacaagcccataaggcgaaggctagacggcgtagcctacatgaaatagaacactgctgctgagaccccgcaattccctcaaaatgcaatgcaaggttggttttatttctaacattattccataaacacagacatttcaatctatagtctgtcgttataattgattaacctcgggtgtactgtggagtgggtaagactgtttttaatagcaggctagcattgcccgttgacgtgcgctagcctagcacgagcgaactctgcaactagaaggactgaatgaaatgtgttaaactgtctccagtgatatagaataccaatgctcacttcggaatcaggccctatgtccaaaattccgaactacccctttaactaCCAGGCAGGGGTAGAATTCTTGGAAATGTACGAACATAGGGCCTAAATTTGATAAATTCATAGAAATCTGAGAACATAGGGTTATGGGAACATCGGGCCTAATTGTTTGGAGGTGCTATTGGCTGTATCCATACCTATGCACTCTTTAATCTTTACAAATCATTTTCTTTTAAGTCATACCTCAGTTTATTTATCAATTAATCATTTGTAATTATAATGTATAATCTACATTGAAAAGACAGTTAACAGCAACAAGACACATTACCCAATTTCCAATGAGTTAATGCAATGAAACCAGGTTTACTTGCGATCATCTATTTATTGTGAATAGTCATAGAAAAAAGAATGTGATGTCCAATAAACAGGAAGTGATTTGAATATTCTACTTTACATTCAAAACAGCTGAACTCCACTTAGCCCAGCCTCCCCATCGGGACACAAACCAGCCAGGGAGACGGAGCCAGCAATCCATGCATAACAGAACTTTATAAATCTAtttattattacaaatatatatatataatataatatataattgttCTACTCAGTGATAACAACAGTGATAAGGTGTCAGATCTACTTCAGGTAATACTTCAACAGAGACTGACGGGGAGACACGCGCCCACATTTCCACAGGACAAACAGACAACTTACTTGCACACAGTGACACATTCATACAAACTCCCAGAATATAGGAAGGATCAAACATTTCAAAACTACTACTTCCCACCCAGGCTAAACGCATGTATTTCATAGAGGGGTTCGGGGCATGATACGAATGAAGGCAATTAAGGGGAATATTGCAATATAAGACAAACCACTGCTCAGGTCAGGGCGACTGCCATAAGCAGAAACATAGGACAAATGAATCCAAGTCCTATGGTTATAAATAGATTTGTGTATCCTGGGTCCTAGACTGAGCTGTGTGTGAACAGAAGTGTGGCAGGCAGTCTGTCCAGGCCAGATGGCAGTGGTGTTTGTGAATTGAGGAAAAAAAAGACTTTGTAGTGCAAGAGAATGATATCAGGCACAGATGCGTGTTCAGGCTTTATGCAAGTAGTAATGAGGGGTTTGACAAGCGTGCCAGCAACATGCCGGCAAACACTTGTGTATTCACAGATTAAGCAGCATCTGCTTTCATTCCACAAAACAgactaaaacaaaaacaaaaaagtggtGGGTTAAGAGTTTCACATTTCCTGTGCACTAAGGCCTCTTTATGGACACGACTAACCCAACAATGTGGAATAAATCCAGGTTGCCGTTGTAATTGCTAAAATTGCTTTAAAAGCCATTGGATTTTACAAAGATTACTTGCGACTTGAGAAGATGTCTGTGAATCTAAAATAGAAAGGTGAAGTGAAGTAACACTAAAGGCATCACATTTTTATCAAATCAATATTTGTGTGCCAACGTGAAAAGTTATTTCAGAGACTAAGTTAAGGATAAGGCCACACCTCAGTGGAAATGAGGATCATTGAGAAAGTATTTCTAGTATGTCCTCAATTTGAAGTAAAATGCATCACGTCGTATTCCTTTCAAACGGTCGGTTAGAAACACCCTGTTCCGTTCTTCCTGGGGCAACAAGATAACTAAAGGGGCACCGTCTTCTAACATCAGAGTCTGAGGTCTGTCCTAGCACTCGTGAAGCAGCCTGCTTCAATGGCCAAGTGCATCTCCGTATAAACCAACTCAAAGAAGTGAGCGAGTCTCCTGATCTAaataggacagtgtgtgtgtattttttatatatatatatatatatatatatatatatatatatagttggacagcaggaggagatCAACGGAGCCAGGAGCAGGGGACCCACTGTGGCTCTGTGTCCAGCTTGTTGATGAGGCGTAGCAGCTCGCTGTAGGCCTTCTCCTGGTCTGTGTTGACGATGACCGCGTCAAACAGGTGGCCGCAGCTCTGCTCCATCTCCCGTGCTTTCTCGATCACGATGCGCAGCTCCTCGGGCTGCCGGCCACACAACGTGTTAAAATGGACGTCTTACACTCACATTTAGATCATATAATCAGGAGCCTCTTCAAGAGTGGATCAGAGTCTCCTGATACAGGAATGGCCCAACTGACGGACTGCTACCTTGGGGTTCTTGTTTTCCTTGGCCAAGAGGGCCCTCAGTCTCTCTTGTGAAGGTGGGGCGATGAAGATGATGTAGGGCTTCAGGTCTGAACTCCTCAATATCTTCAGAGACTGAGAAAGTAAGAGCAAAAACAATATGAAGACCAAGTAGTCATAATCAGCCAATGATCGTGATGACATGaccaaaacaatgtttttgGCATATCTACCAACCTGTGTATGCAGACAGAGAAGGCAGATCTTTCCAGTGTTGATGACTTGCCTCACAGAGTCTGAACTGGTCCCATACAAGTTCTTCTCAAACTCGCCAGATTCTATCAGTTTACCTGGAATTCAGGAGGTTATTGAAATGGTTATAAGGTATGAGCTATTGTACAAAAACATCTTCCTTCTTTTCATTCTACTCTATCTGAACACTGGGGATAGGTATGTGGTGTATGACGCTAAATGACGGCGATGGTGGAATGGCTGATCTGCCATGGGACGGATCCAGTGATTGAACTCACCCTCCTGGCGCTAGAATCAAACTCAAAGACGGtattgacacagagagaggaggatgtgtTGTTGGAACGATTTCGTTTTAAACCGGTCTTTTCCTTATGGGATCTAATCGTAACGTTAGTGTGTTAAGGATCAACAGTTAACCGAAATGATTACACGTACCAAGGCAGGACTCTTGTTCACATACACGTAGATAAACATGGCAAAATGATCACGGTACATGGTGCACCTGACTGAACGGAGGAGAAGAACCAGCTGGCCCAGGTCAACTGAGCCCTGGTGAGAGAGCTGCACCACTGAGCCCTGGTGAGAGAGCTGCACCACTGAGCCCTGGTGAGAGAGCTGGATATTGATGCAAAAACTTTATCCTCATGTTAAAGGTCACCTATTataacaccaggtgtgagtgtgattagtcaTAACAAgacattttgaaaatctgcacaaggtaggcgtgtccacctagatgtgcgaTGGACAGTGTAATTGATTGAATATTGATAGATTTAGATTTCCACATAACTGCCATTTTTTATGCTATCAAAAATATTGACTAAATTTAAGATCCAAGAAGTCCATAGATCATGTTTACCAATTTGTGTTCAATATTAAGCTTTGGAACTGAAGAACCTTTTTAAGAATCTTGAAAATTGTCGCTGTACAGATAAGAAAAACAGACGAACATTATTGGTCCAATAGGGGACATTTTTCAAAAAGTTTCATAAacgttaaaggagacatattatggtgttttcccaacaagtaaactgtgttccagaaaacatgtttttgaagctgtttgctggaaaaaaaagaagttttTATTGTAAAACGGGAAGCCATATGGATCCCAATGAAGGCCCAGATTAAACCGGTGACCCTCATGTCAATTGTTGTTCATGAAAGAAAACCCTTGACTTTGCAGTGTGCCCTGGTTGAGCAGGAGTAATTCCAGCGCAAGAGGGTTGTGGGACGGGAGTAGTGGAACTGAACTTGAATGGCGTGTCTCATGATGGAGATCATTGGTATCCTGGACAATGGCAAAAgcttagtttatttttatttgaagtcGCGCCTACCATCCTTCGCTACCCCAGCGCTCTTTATTGTCCATATCTCTGTCCTCACGTCAAACAGGACACGTATATCATGCGGGATCTTACTCTGCGGTCGAAAATAGTAGCTTGAGAATTTTGACAAAGATTACTACTATGAGTTCGACCAATCAGATTAAAATACATGCAAATCTGAATTGCATATTGCCCTTACCGGCGGCTAATTCTGCTTCAAATGCCTGACGAGACACAAAATGGTAGTCCCGCGCACCCGACTCTCCATCGCGACGACTCCTTGTAGTGTCTGgaacatacaaaacaaaatggcaATTTATTTTGATATCGTCATTTAAAGCATGAAAATAATCTGGTTGTTTTTCTTACGAGGGACAGCCCCAGCGAAGCGCTCTGGTTGGCTGTTGACCAGTCTCTGCTTAAGCTCCGCCTGGCCacagctcagtggaccaatcaGTGCAATCGGCCGCTTCCTGTTGGCTGGTTGATGGTACAGGGCCATTTCCTCATAGGTGAGAATTTCTTCAATGTCATTATCTAAAATGTAACAAAAGTTGAAtttaaaaaccaaacaaaaccaaagtAAGGCACAGAAATTAAAGGAAGGAATACAAAGAAGTAGAATAAAAGCAGACCCGTGAGAACTACCCATGTGCTGTTCCCATTCAGaaccctcagccatgccaagttaaggccaatttccaccagAACTGtcataaaaacataaaacgGTCCCCGAAGACAATAGAAACAATTATAGTCAATGTGGGCTATTCCACTGGATACGGTAGCGGCACGGAACCGTCCCCAAACCGGCACCTTGTTTACGATACTTGCCTCTTCTATTTTTAAAGGTTGCATAATCATTTTTACAATTCATAACTTATAATTATGCACATCTTGAGCCCTCAGTCGGAACGTGTCCGGACCGTTTCTAGTGGGGATTGCAGTACGAACACAGCtggcgtagtggattagtataaacGCCAACGACCGGGGTTAACAtctcgccggtctatcatcatgccttttacccccatatatgtggtgccagcacggccttgaaaatatgggttgaaattcgaaataagcacaaaaatataattccataacctttagtgaataagtattccatatgcatgagaattgggacttttaagcttcacataaatgcgCGTCACTCGGGAGTCGAAACCCCCTCGCAGAAATTTAAGATTAAACCGCTATCTCcactctaccactctctcacagagacacaatgcgcaacagtaagcattgtctacataaggtccaacaaGGATGATCAAATAGCAAATACCCACTGATGAGAACCCGTCTCTCTCCTAAAGAATATTCTCaggcaatgccaagggatcgtcCCGAAAGAGCCTCTGTCGGAGAGACCCCTGTACGATACGGgctccgaggtccacgggaacacccagtaatggtgacgccattgtccaaggaggggctaggaagccgacttagctgaaaacctgctcccgaccaggtttggttgagagcataagtaaccatggtgatacagcgacgctaaatgAGATCGAATTTCGTGtcccagctaacccaggctttgagcgcaaCGCACCTCGCTAACCCACTAATCGAGGTTTGTAGTACAGGCCAtgccattttacatttctacaATAACTGTTTGAAGACAAAGACACGTTTGCTAATGGGAGTACGGCCCTCTTGATGGGAGTGGCTGAAGCTAATCCAAACAGATGGATAGGGGTGGCTGAAGCTAACACTATCAGATGGATAGGAGTGGCTGAAGCTAATCCAATCAGATGGATAGGAGTGGCTGAAGCTAATCCAATCAGATGGATATGAGTGGCTGAAGCTAATCCAATCAGATGGATAGGAGTGGCAGAAGCTAACACTATCAGCTGGATAGGATGTGAGGACAGGATGTGAATTGTATTCCCATTTTCCCCTCAATCAGCATTGACTATATATATGTTTGGGTTACTTGCAGCTATGAGCTAGTTAAAATGTTGCACATGACAACTTTAAATGTTGGAACAAGAAATGCCACACAAGGAGCCAGCAGACATACCTTCGTTCTTGTGGGCATTGTAAAGCagcttctttctcttcctcttgttCTTTTTTGCACACCAGAGCTTTCCTATAGGGATCCCAAAATGGATTACTTACTTACTTCattcattatatatattattattattatcagttGAATGGTTTGTCTTTAAAACTGACCAGACTTCTCTGGTTCTTTGTCCTCCTCAATCGTCTGCTTCAttgcctctctctgctgctgaaaACTTTTGCCTACATCAACGGAAAAGCAAAACCATACAGTCACATTGTTGTGTTGGTGAACGAGGAGGACGAAGAGACAAATGGTGCTTACAGATACAGAAACACATTTGGTAGATACTCTACCACGTTTAGCAGGAAACTGTGGCCTTTTAATAAGCGCTGTAAAAGAAAGCTCAACACTATAAAGTCTAATTTTGCTTTTCCACGCTACTGCagctggttgcaccagcagaacgtaaggtcccacttaggctacgttgaacgtaaatcacccaaacgttcgactttacactctactaaaaaaatagcagttgcaccaagcagatagtttcaacgtaacactaagttataacttatcttttacacctcccctctagctggtgtaagttccatactaacgataaagaaccgttaaaagaaaaaaacgtaaaaagatttcaacactaacgcagggtaaagatggctattcgttttgagcaatgggaagaggagtttCAACGCGGTTTGCGCcgggaacggattgtccgtgaccgtatcgatccatttctttatgatgatgttgaattatatgCACGATTTCGGTTTTACCGGgcggaatattatatttatttatttattataaaatccgccatcaaatagcttaacctcacgcctataccgtccaagcaaattttagagaataaatgactgaaactgttttgtttgccctctcatttGGGTGCTAACGCGTCTTCACTCGGATAAGGTGGAAACTTGCCggtatttcctgtttacattgttagctgtcaatgattggcttgaaattatctAAACGTCATTAAAAGCGACACTGGCACAATTTATGCACTACTAGTAACGTTACAACTTAAGTtatggtggtgcaaccaaaatttagaacacctttagtttgacactagctACGTCGAGCGTAGGGTTAAGGCGAACTTTACACCCAAACTTATGATcggctttacgttctgctggtgcaaccgactGCAGGACAGTATAATgctaatgataaaataaaacaaacactgcTCCCTCTTCAACATATTTCCATATTGCACTATTGCCTTCCATAATGCCCATTCTGGTTGATGCCTCTCATTGTATTCTCTTCATTGATGGCACAGTTTAAGGTTAGCTAAATTAACCCAGATCTAGCCTCATGATTGTAGGGGTGTGGCCGTACCGGGGACCAGTCCGGCCAGGGGCTGGTTCTCCTCGTCACCATCACGGTACGCCTGCCACCAGTTGGGATCCGTCTGACTGATGATGTGGAGGATGTCTCCCTTCTGGAAGGACAGTCCGAGCTCTCTGCAGGGTACGTAGGGGTCGTCTGAGGGGTCGTAATCAAAATGGGCCTTCACGTGAATCTGGGCGAAGGGATATGAGAGGGATGGTTATATAGATGAGGCCACCCATTTAAAGACATTTCAGGCCACAGATTTAAAGACATTTCAGGCCACCGATTTAAAGACATTTCAGAGCGGGTTGTCAACTCACCACTGTCTCCTTGATGGGAGGAGGTTTACCCTCTGTGCTGGGGATCAGCACAAAGGTGAGGATGCCGTGCATGTCCGCCTGTGAGACACACGGGACAGTATTCAAATTTACCCTGGATCTTCAAAAGCAACCTGATTTAACACCTGAAGTCAACCAATTATTATTCTACTGACAATATTTTGTCTGCAGAACAAAGGCTTACATGTTGCTTTCAAAATGTCTGATTGAAACTACCGCATAATGTGAATGAGACCACTATCAAAGACTGTTCGTTGGTAGTGGTTCAAAATGTTCCAAAGTCGTGAACGTCGGGTCCCTGATAaaaaaactctctctccccttcctttcTTCAAAGTACGACGCCACTGCTTCTTTCTGATACAGGAAGTTGGGGACTTTTGCTTACGTGAAGATAAATCTAAAAGATACATGCTTGTATGTCAAAAAATGCATGACATTTTATTATACTGCTTCGTCAGTTATGTCCTTCCTTCTCTGCATTATACTAATATCATAGTAGTGTAGGGTACCCAACCACCCCATTGTCCACCAACATTTCAAGGGAAACATATGTAACTAGAAATGTGTGCAAGAAAATGTGTGTGGCTGTTCCAACTCTTCGTGTGTGTAATATTCAGTGAGCATGCTAACGTGCTAATAATAGCAAGGCTAATGAGCGAGCACGCAGAGTTCCACGTCCCCGGGCCGCTTTGAAGCAGAAATGAGATTGCTTGAACAacgattgttttttttttggttgtgagttataataatgataataataataaattgattTTATATAGTGCCTTTCAGGATACCCGAGTTCGCTTCACAAGAGTGggaggtagggtgtgtgtgtaggtgagtgaTTGAGAGTGCAAATGCGCAAGGCGCTGGGTGGGGTTGTGAGTTAGAGGCCCTAGGCCTCAGAGAGAAGGTGTGCTTTCGTGTACTTTTTGAAAGTCTCCATGGAAGGGGCACAGCGGATGTGGGGGGGAGCTGgttccacagagtgggggcgGACACGCAAAAGGCCTTATCCCCAAAGGTCTTGAGTCTAGATTGGGATTACCAGCTGGTTCTTGTCAGAGGACCTGAGGGACCTCAGGGGGGtgtaggggtggaggaggtcagagaggtaacGGGGGGCCAGAGCATGGAGGGACTTGTATGTGAGGAGTAGAATTTTGAATTAAATGCAGAACTTGACTGGTAGCCATTGGAGCTGCATCAGGGTGTGGGTGATGTGCTGCCAGGGCTTAACGCCAGTTAACCCATTGGCGCCGGATGCTGCGTAGCGCAGCATAGCCCCTCCTGCCGGTTGCTGCGTAGCGCAACATAGGCTTTCCTGCCGGTTGCTGCGTAGCGCAGCATTTTGTACACGTGCTGTTTTCATGACGAATGCAACATATAACTCACTCTGGTTGGTTAAAAATACACATGGGGTGGGTCTTAAGGCTTTGGTAAAGATCAGGAGACCACCAGAACGAACTTTGGTTGGCTGAAAATCACGTCAATCAATCATATAGCCACGCGATATTCTATGTTTGTTTTTAGCGACGCGTCTAGCTGGCGACCGAGAAGTAGCAATGAACATGGAGGATTTTGATAGCGATGGCAGTGATATTGTCATAGAATTCAAGGGATTTGAGTATGAGAATGAGGACGAGAATGATTTTGTGCCGGTTGATCCACTGGATCGGGCACAGAAGTGGGAATTTTTGGACaccgaaggagaggaggaggatgtctTTCGGGGATTCCAGGTGGACTGGAGAACCGGGCAATTACCAGCCTTGGAAAACAAAGACATTCTCTCGCACACCGGGGGTGAAACAACCGATCCCCTTGGATGCTAGCCCACTCGATGTGTTTTCCAGGATCTTTACCGATCAGCTGTGGGACACGTTATTGACCGAAACGAATCGGTACGCGCAACAGGTACGAGCTCATACCCCCACGACCTCAAGTGGACCCCGGTCCCGAAaacagaaatgaaaacattcctcGGGCTGTGTCTTTGCTTTGGAATTTTAAAGCTACCAGCACGCCGCGATTACTGGAGGCAAACTAAGTGACTCTACCAAACAAATGTCAAGGGACCGTTTCGACATGATCTGGAGgtaattatttatgttttattttcttgtgcTCTCTTCCCAGTTCCATTCTCTTCTCTTAGAAAACGGAATGGCCAGTAATGATAGTGGTGCTA belongs to Gadus chalcogrammus isolate NIFS_2021 chromosome 5, NIFS_Gcha_1.0, whole genome shotgun sequence and includes:
- the LOC130383204 gene encoding protein PALS1-like isoform X2, translated to MHEMTSSHLNGHVGDGEGGGEEEMRGGSQHREMAVDCPGELGSRTLPVRRSAQLERIRQHQEDLRRRREEEGRQLDLNASLRLRKLSQNPHVGIDNPTFLQDSHTPQQPALGSQHAQTVLELEELLQSLKQVKGCLSDPQSQSDVELVLSLLQKADFQSALRIHNAVANSMHRPSPPYPHTHQALQLTMEVEGLVQSSQNKDGLELQSLLSDTRVQALLVAHDGVAEREMQLEPMSPAGETETQWGGETVKIVRIEKARDIPLGATVRNDMDSVVISRVVRGGAAERSGLLSVGDEILEINGVEIRGKDVNQVFDILADMHGILTFVLIPSTEGKPPPIKETVIHVKAHFDYDPSDDPYVPCRELGLSFQKGDILHIISQTDPNWWQAYRDGDEENQPLAGLVPGKSFQQQREAMKQTIEEDKEPEKSGKLWCAKKNKRKRKKLLYNAHKNEDNDIEEILTYEEMALYHQPANRKRPIALIGPLSCGQAELKQRLVNSQPERFAGAVPHTTRSRRDGESGARDYHFVSRQAFEAELAAGKLIESGEFEKNLYGTSSDSVRQVINTGKICLLCLHTQSLKILRSSDLKPYIIFIAPPSQERLRALLAKENKNPKPEELRIVIEKAREMEQSCGHLFDAVIVNTDQEKAYSELLRLINKLDTEPQWVPCSWLR